In Leptotrichia sp. OH3620_COT-345, a single window of DNA contains:
- a CDS encoding alpha/beta hydrolase, with protein MKKQLYIIHGYSATPEEHWFPWLKKQFENKGWNASVLRMPDSENPKVNEWIETLNKNVKELNENTYFVAHSLGTITLLKYLTQYEELPEFGGFVLVSGFDRKIPKYEVLHPFVEGKTDYKKINSKAKKRFVVASENDTIVPIELSREMAEKLNAELYILKKAGHFLAREGITELPLVEELLEKE; from the coding sequence ATGAAAAAACAATTATATATAATTCACGGATATAGTGCAACACCCGAAGAACATTGGTTTCCATGGTTGAAAAAACAGTTTGAAAATAAAGGATGGAATGCTTCGGTTCTTAGAATGCCTGATTCTGAAAATCCTAAAGTAAATGAATGGATTGAAACATTAAATAAAAATGTGAAAGAACTGAATGAAAATACTTATTTTGTAGCTCATAGTCTGGGAACGATTACATTACTTAAATATCTTACTCAATATGAGGAATTACCTGAATTTGGAGGATTTGTTCTCGTTTCGGGATTTGACAGAAAAATACCCAAATACGAGGTACTGCATCCATTTGTAGAAGGAAAAACGGACTATAAAAAGATAAATTCCAAAGCAAAGAAGAGATTTGTAGTAGCATCGGAAAATGACACTATAGTTCCTATAGAATTAAGTAGAGAAATGGCTGAAAAACTTAATGCCGAACTTTATATTTTAAAAAAAGCAGGCCATTTTTTAGCGAGAGAGGGAATTACAGAATTACCTTTAGTAGAAGAACTTTTGGAAAAAGAATGA
- a CDS encoding YitT family protein translates to MHNKERGKVVGNKQNIIKEIKIYIIIVIFLILTGIGVSLIVKIGIGLGPWDAVALTFSYLTGLKIGTVGMIFNLLCILGQFIIEGKKFKKISFLQILVLLLIGNVVNYFIYTVFKNLYFNNYFIKFMFILIGIIFVSFSVSAILVLGKPTFPLESFCSAVHKKTKISYSKFRQWVDMGIIAIITVTTLLFSLPWSLREGTVLFAILFGPFLGIFMPKIEQIFEKWGLIDGKSEIEKEIEGIA, encoded by the coding sequence TTGCATAATAAAGAAAGAGGAAAAGTTGTGGGAAATAAACAAAATATTATAAAAGAAATAAAAATATACATAATTATAGTGATATTTCTTATTTTAACAGGGATCGGAGTATCTCTTATAGTTAAAATCGGTATAGGATTGGGGCCTTGGGATGCTGTCGCTCTTACTTTTTCATATCTGACAGGATTGAAAATAGGAACTGTAGGAATGATATTCAATCTTTTATGTATACTGGGACAGTTTATAATAGAAGGGAAAAAATTCAAAAAGATCAGTTTTTTACAGATACTGGTTTTGCTTCTAATTGGAAATGTTGTAAATTATTTTATATATACTGTATTTAAAAATTTATATTTTAATAATTATTTTATAAAATTTATGTTTATACTTATAGGAATTATATTTGTAAGTTTTTCCGTAAGTGCAATTTTGGTGCTTGGAAAACCGACTTTTCCTCTGGAAAGTTTCTGTAGTGCGGTTCATAAAAAAACGAAAATATCCTATTCTAAATTCAGACAATGGGTGGATATGGGAATAATAGCTATTATAACAGTTACAACTCTTTTATTTTCATTGCCGTGGTCTTTAAGAGAAGGAACAGTTCTTTTTGCAATTTTATTCGGACCTTTTCTCGGGATATTTATGCCTAAAATTGAACAGATATTTGAGAAATGGGGACTTATAGATGGAAAAAGTGAAATTGAAAAGGAAATTGAAGGAATTGCATAA
- a CDS encoding 6-phospho-beta-glucosidase: protein MQNRQFPEDFLWGGAVAAHQLEGGWNAGGKGPSTADVMTAGAHGIPRKITEGVIPGENYPNHEAIDFYHRYKEDIALFAEMGFKCFRTSIGWTRIFPNGDDEIPNEEGLKFYDDLFDELLKYGIEPVITLSHFEIPFNLVKKYGGFRSREVIDCFVKFAETVFKRYKNKVKYWMTFNEINNQASNLDVDIFSFTCSGVIYKDGENKEETMYQVVHNELVASARAVKIGKSINPDFQIGCMVAFVPIYPYSCNPEDMMQSVESMHSRWHFLDVHVRGAYPNYTKKLWERKGFNIQIEPQDLIDLKEGTVDYIGFSYYMSTVDKADKSGTERGDELVGKVKNPYIKESDWGWPIDPVGLRYALNIMYERYNKPLFIVENGFGAIDVKNKNGKVYDNYRIEYLREHIKEMHKAIEIDGVELMGYTPWGCIDLVSFTTGEMKKRYGFIYVDKDNDGNGTLERSRKESFYWYKKVIESNGEEL, encoded by the coding sequence ATGCAGAACAGACAATTTCCCGAAGATTTCCTATGGGGAGGAGCGGTTGCAGCTCATCAACTTGAAGGAGGATGGAATGCAGGCGGAAAAGGACCGAGTACTGCAGATGTTATGACAGCAGGAGCACACGGGATTCCAAGAAAAATAACTGAAGGAGTAATTCCGGGAGAAAATTATCCGAATCATGAAGCAATAGACTTTTATCACAGATATAAGGAAGACATCGCGCTTTTTGCAGAAATGGGATTTAAGTGTTTCAGAACCTCTATAGGCTGGACGAGAATATTTCCTAACGGAGATGATGAAATTCCCAATGAAGAAGGATTGAAATTTTACGATGATTTATTTGATGAGCTTTTGAAATATGGTATAGAGCCTGTTATTACACTTTCTCATTTTGAAATACCTTTTAATCTTGTAAAAAAATATGGAGGATTCAGAAGCAGAGAAGTAATTGACTGTTTTGTAAAATTTGCAGAAACTGTTTTTAAAAGATATAAAAATAAAGTAAAATATTGGATGACTTTCAACGAAATAAACAATCAGGCATCAAATCTCGATGTAGATATATTTTCATTTACATGTTCCGGAGTAATTTACAAGGACGGTGAAAATAAGGAAGAAACAATGTATCAGGTAGTCCATAATGAGCTTGTGGCAAGTGCAAGAGCAGTAAAAATAGGGAAAAGTATCAATCCTGATTTTCAGATAGGGTGTATGGTTGCATTTGTACCTATTTACCCTTATTCATGTAATCCTGAAGATATGATGCAGTCTGTGGAGTCAATGCACAGTCGTTGGCATTTTTTGGATGTCCATGTAAGGGGAGCTTATCCTAACTATACAAAAAAACTCTGGGAAAGAAAGGGTTTTAACATACAGATAGAGCCTCAGGATTTAATTGATTTGAAAGAGGGAACGGTAGACTATATCGGATTCAGCTATTATATGTCCACTGTGGATAAAGCTGATAAGTCCGGCACTGAAAGAGGAGATGAACTTGTAGGAAAAGTGAAAAATCCCTATATAAAAGAATCGGATTGGGGATGGCCTATTGATCCTGTCGGACTCAGATATGCTCTTAATATAATGTATGAAAGATATAATAAACCTTTATTTATTGTGGAAAACGGATTCGGAGCGATAGATGTAAAAAATAAAAATGGTAAAGTATACGATAATTACAGAATAGAATATTTGAGAGAGCATATTAAGGAAATGCACAAAGCTATAGAAATAGATGGAGTCGAATTAATGGGATATACTCCATGGGGATGTATAGATCTTGTTTCATTTACAACGGGAGAAATGAAAAAACGTTATGGATTTATATATGTAGACAAGGATAACGACGGAAACGGGACACTTGAAAGAAGCCGTAAGGAAAGTTTTTATTGGTATAAAAAAGTAATAGAAAGTAACGGTGAGGAATTGTAA
- a CDS encoding 6-phospho-beta-glucosidase yields the protein MKKKGVKIVTIGGGSSYTPELIDGFIKRIKELPVREIWLVDIEDGKEKLEIVGKLARRMIKAAGIDCKIHLTLDRRKAIKGADFVTTQFRVGLLDARIKDEKIPFENGLLGQETNGAGGMFKAFRTIPVILDIVKDIKELAPDAWLINFTNPAGMVTEAVLKYGKFDKVVGLCNVPVNLMMDCAKIYEKKVEDFFFQFAGLNHFVWYNVYDKKGNDITYDLMEKLQDEENIGVKNIVNFNFDYTQIKNLGMLPCPYHRYYYLQDEMLKQSLKDYKEKGTRGEIVKKVEEELFELYKNADLHEKPKQLEQRGGAYYSDAACEIINGIYNNKGTVMAVNTKNKGAIEDLPYDSAVEISSYITSSGPKPLNFGKFPNAGQRGYIQIMKAMEELTVEAAVTGDYGTALQAFTTNPLVPGTEIARKVLNELLDAHEKYLPQFKEYYENREKYRVDLPKDKKDKIKTDKKLKK from the coding sequence ATGAAAAAGAAAGGTGTTAAAATAGTAACGATAGGAGGAGGTTCAAGTTATACTCCCGAATTGATAGACGGGTTTATAAAGAGAATAAAGGAGCTTCCTGTAAGAGAAATATGGCTAGTAGATATAGAAGACGGAAAAGAAAAATTGGAAATAGTCGGAAAGCTTGCCCGGAGAATGATAAAAGCGGCAGGAATAGACTGTAAAATTCATTTGACTTTGGATAGAAGAAAAGCTATAAAAGGAGCTGATTTTGTAACAACACAGTTTCGTGTGGGGCTTCTTGATGCAAGGATAAAAGATGAGAAAATTCCTTTTGAAAACGGACTTCTGGGACAGGAAACAAACGGAGCGGGAGGAATGTTCAAAGCATTTAGAACCATTCCGGTAATTCTTGATATTGTAAAAGATATAAAAGAACTGGCACCTGACGCATGGCTTATAAATTTTACAAATCCTGCGGGAATGGTAACGGAAGCTGTGCTGAAATACGGAAAATTTGATAAAGTGGTGGGGTTGTGCAATGTTCCTGTTAATCTAATGATGGATTGTGCAAAAATATATGAAAAAAAAGTTGAAGATTTTTTCTTTCAATTTGCAGGATTAAATCATTTTGTATGGTATAATGTGTATGATAAAAAAGGTAACGACATAACTTATGATTTAATGGAAAAGCTTCAGGATGAAGAAAACATAGGTGTAAAAAATATTGTGAACTTCAATTTTGATTATACCCAAATAAAGAATCTCGGTATGCTTCCGTGTCCTTATCATAGATATTACTATTTACAGGATGAAATGTTGAAACAGTCCTTAAAAGATTACAAAGAGAAAGGAACAAGAGGAGAAATAGTAAAAAAAGTGGAAGAGGAACTTTTTGAGCTTTATAAAAATGCCGATTTGCATGAAAAACCTAAACAGCTTGAACAAAGAGGAGGAGCTTATTATTCCGATGCAGCGTGTGAAATTATAAACGGAATTTATAATAATAAAGGGACTGTGATGGCTGTAAATACTAAAAATAAAGGTGCAATAGAAGATTTACCTTATGATTCCGCAGTGGAAATATCTTCGTATATAACATCGTCAGGACCGAAACCTTTAAATTTTGGAAAATTTCCAAATGCAGGGCAGAGGGGGTACATACAGATAATGAAAGCAATGGAAGAGTTGACAGTGGAAGCGGCCGTTACAGGAGATTATGGAACTGCATTACAAGCATTTACGACAAATCCTCTTGTACCGGGAACTGAAATAGCAAGAAAAGTTTTAAATGAGCTGCTGGATGCCCATGAAAAATATTTGCCTCAATTTAAAGAGTATTATGAAAATAGGGAAAAATATAGAGTAGATTTACCGAAAGATAAAAAGGATAAAATAAAAACTGATAAAAAACTGAAAAAATAA
- a CDS encoding PTS lactose/cellobiose transporter subunit IIA, with product MAESFDLETIAMTLIGHAGESKSLAYQALYAAKKGNFDEAERFMEQAGEEMLKAHNIQTDLIVKEAGGEKIDIGLIMVHAQDHLMGAILFKDLVKEFIDLYKTVYDKK from the coding sequence ATGGCTGAGAGTTTTGATTTGGAAACAATAGCGATGACGCTTATAGGACATGCAGGAGAAAGTAAAAGTTTGGCTTATCAGGCCTTATATGCTGCAAAAAAAGGAAATTTCGATGAAGCGGAAAGATTTATGGAGCAAGCGGGAGAAGAAATGCTGAAAGCCCATAATATACAGACAGACCTTATTGTAAAAGAAGCAGGTGGAGAAAAAATAGACATTGGGCTTATAATGGTACATGCTCAGGATCATCTTATGGGAGCCATACTGTTCAAGGATTTAGTAAAGGAATTCATTGATTTGTATAAGACTGTATATGATAAAAAATAA
- a CDS encoding YitT family protein, protein MTKSIKAYGLLGILIILAGAGIAVTVKADVGVGPWDAMSLTFSYLTGLKIGTLGIIFNFICLIGQKILLGKDFKNSSIWQIVVSILLGIAINFFAYTAFKNLVFPNYIIRLTASITSTVFLAAVIGAIVVLGITSFALEGFCSAVHRKTGIPFGKFRQWVDFFCVTVSIILTFIFSLKWSLREGTIISMLLFGPLMGIFMPKIEKMFEKWGIVDGKSELEKEIEEME, encoded by the coding sequence ATGACAAAAAGCATAAAAGCATATGGGTTATTGGGAATATTAATAATACTGGCAGGAGCGGGAATTGCAGTGACAGTAAAAGCGGATGTAGGAGTAGGACCATGGGATGCCATGTCTCTTACTTTTTCTTATCTTACAGGATTAAAAATAGGAACGCTTGGAATAATATTCAATTTCATATGCTTAATAGGACAGAAAATTTTACTTGGAAAGGATTTTAAAAATTCAAGTATTTGGCAAATAGTTGTTTCAATACTATTGGGAATTGCAATAAACTTTTTTGCTTATACCGCATTTAAAAATTTAGTATTTCCCAATTATATTATAAGGCTTACTGCTTCCATAACTTCGACTGTGTTTTTAGCGGCAGTAATAGGAGCGATAGTAGTATTGGGAATAACGAGCTTTGCATTGGAAGGATTTTGCAGTGCGGTTCACAGAAAGACGGGGATTCCTTTTGGAAAATTCAGACAGTGGGTAGATTTTTTCTGTGTAACTGTTTCAATAATTCTTACTTTTATATTTTCCCTTAAATGGTCTTTGAGGGAGGGGACTATAATTTCCATGCTGCTGTTCGGCCCTTTAATGGGAATATTTATGCCTAAAATTGAAAAAATGTTTGAAAAATGGGGAATAGTAGATGGAAAAAGTGAGCTTGAAAAAGAAATAGAAGAAATGGAATAA
- a CDS encoding replication initiation protein, giving the protein MNISNSINKNFFENKKINVTFLKPLNKKEKDFLKYLFVRFKLLKHFEKTSIISDIPLNDLLQYLKYTSIQQLQKFLNNLLSKKLVYSVSSNKKLIITGTFPILSSYSIVYNEIDFLFSKELLLARKINTLFAMLRIDFLIFMGDEFSYNLYIYLISSQTENNFIEVSLRELKEILNTGNKYDRFFDFEKKVLKKSVDDINLFSDIELQYEKIKIGEFKNNRVDKIKFTLKSKTENDKLLKNIKLTDNINKILDMVKGDIKDFHTTFELIKNYIIKRNFDYVYKNTVFVKENFKDNIEQSLKKALLLDFAQASSPKKFNEIVNIKKMYSTPFLIQLDISTLLRKYELVHELQILLDTGFFNKINILKDDQILEKHFETFKVYVHYFKNKESVIIISVIKKGK; this is encoded by the coding sequence ATGAATATTTCCAATTCCATAAACAAAAATTTTTTTGAGAATAAAAAAATCAATGTCACATTTTTAAAACCTTTAAATAAAAAGGAAAAAGATTTTCTAAAATACCTTTTTGTACGTTTCAAACTGCTGAAACACTTTGAAAAAACTTCCATTATATCTGATATCCCTTTAAATGATCTTCTTCAGTATTTAAAATACACTTCAATACAGCAGTTACAGAAATTTTTAAATAATTTATTATCAAAAAAACTTGTTTATTCGGTTTCATCCAATAAAAAACTTATTATTACAGGAACCTTTCCGATTCTTTCTTCTTACAGCATAGTTTATAATGAAATAGATTTTCTTTTTTCTAAGGAACTGCTTTTAGCAAGAAAAATAAATACATTATTCGCTATGCTCAGAATAGACTTTTTAATTTTTATGGGAGATGAATTTTCTTATAATCTGTACATTTATCTTATTTCTTCTCAAACAGAAAATAATTTTATAGAAGTTTCCTTGAGAGAATTGAAAGAAATATTAAATACAGGGAATAAATATGACCGTTTTTTTGATTTTGAAAAAAAGGTTTTAAAAAAGTCCGTTGATGATATTAATCTTTTTTCAGATATTGAATTGCAATATGAAAAAATAAAAATCGGAGAATTTAAAAATAACAGAGTGGATAAAATAAAGTTTACTTTAAAAAGTAAAACTGAAAATGACAAACTACTCAAAAATATTAAATTAACTGATAATATTAATAAAATCCTTGATATGGTGAAAGGAGATATTAAAGATTTCCACACAACATTTGAGTTGATTAAAAATTATATAATTAAGAGAAATTTTGATTATGTATATAAAAATACGGTTTTTGTAAAAGAAAACTTTAAAGACAATATCGAACAAAGTTTAAAAAAAGCTCTTCTTTTGGACTTTGCCCAAGCATCTTCTCCTAAAAAGTTCAATGAAATTGTCAATATTAAGAAAATGTATTCGACACCTTTTTTAATTCAACTTGATATTTCGACCTTATTAAGAAAATACGAGCTTGTTCATGAGCTTCAAATATTGCTCGATACAGGCTTTTTCAACAAAATCAATATTTTAAAGGATGATCAGATTTTAGAAAAACATTTTGAGACTTTTAAAGTTTATGTTCATTATTTTAAAAATAAGGAAAGTGTTATTATAATAAGTGTAATTAAAAAAGGAAAATAA
- a CDS encoding pyridoxamine 5'-phosphate oxidase family protein, with translation MNIFDNECEKLFNQMGNGRKMVLSTSLNDKVTSRTMSVVIINKHFYFQTDKNFRKYEYLLKNPNIALCFENVQIEGISEEIGYPSEQVQFLSMYKKNFKNSYENYSFLESERLFVVKPVYIQKWIYENGKPFIEKYCFEENIYKRKVCLLK, from the coding sequence TTGAATATATTTGATAATGAATGTGAAAAACTGTTTAATCAGATGGGAAACGGCAGGAAGATGGTTCTGTCCACTTCCTTGAATGATAAAGTTACCTCAAGAACAATGTCTGTAGTAATTATAAATAAACATTTTTATTTTCAAACAGATAAAAATTTTAGAAAATATGAATATCTCTTGAAAAATCCGAATATAGCTCTTTGCTTTGAAAATGTGCAGATTGAGGGGATATCCGAAGAAATCGGATATCCCTCGGAACAAGTTCAATTTTTGAGTATGTATAAAAAAAATTTCAAAAATTCCTATGAAAATTATTCTTTTCTGGAATCTGAAAGATTATTTGTAGTGAAGCCTGTATATATCCAGAAGTGGATTTATGAAAATGGAAAGCCTTTTATTGAAAAATATTGTTTTGAAGAAAATATATATAAAAGAAAAGTATGTTTATTAAAATGA
- a CDS encoding 6-phospho-beta-glucosidase yields the protein MGFRKDFLWGGATAANQLEGAYNVDGRGLANVDLSPVGKDREAVITGERKMLEFEDGYFYPAKGAIDFYHRYKEDIALFAEMGFKTYRMSIAWTRIFPRGDENTPNEKGLEFYENIFRECKKYGIEPLVTITHFDFPVHLIKEYGGWRNRKITDFYKKLCEVIFKRYKGLVKYWLTFNEINILLHAPFMGAGIVFEEGEDRKKVLYTAAHNELVASAWATKIAHEIDPENKVGCMLAAGKFYPLTAKPEDVWEALEKDRENYFFIDVQVRGYYPNYALKFFERNNLEINITEEDKKLLKENTVDFVSFSYYTTRCISKEASVLGEGNLLHSMRNPYIEVTDWGWGLDPLGFRTTINEIYDRYQKPLFVVENGLGAVDVPDENGYVEDDYRIAYMRDHIKAMKDAVELDGVDLMGYTMWGPIDLVSAGTGEMKKRYGFIYVDRDNEGNGTLKRSKKKSFDWYKKVIATNGEEL from the coding sequence ATGGGATTCAGGAAAGATTTTTTATGGGGCGGAGCAACAGCTGCAAATCAGCTCGAAGGAGCCTATAATGTAGATGGAAGAGGGCTTGCCAATGTCGATTTATCTCCTGTAGGTAAAGACAGGGAAGCTGTAATCACAGGGGAAAGAAAAATGCTGGAATTTGAAGACGGATATTTTTACCCTGCCAAGGGAGCAATAGATTTCTACCACAGATATAAGGAAGATATAGCGCTATTTGCTGAAATGGGCTTTAAGACATACAGAATGTCCATAGCATGGACAAGAATATTTCCTAGAGGAGATGAGAATACCCCCAATGAAAAAGGATTGGAATTTTATGAAAATATATTCAGAGAATGTAAAAAATACGGGATAGAACCTTTAGTTACAATAACTCATTTTGATTTTCCCGTTCACCTTATAAAAGAATATGGAGGATGGAGAAACAGAAAAATAACAGATTTTTATAAAAAACTATGTGAAGTAATATTTAAGAGATATAAAGGACTTGTAAAATACTGGCTTACATTTAATGAGATAAATATACTTTTACATGCACCGTTTATGGGAGCGGGAATTGTATTTGAAGAAGGAGAGGACAGGAAGAAAGTTTTATATACCGCAGCACATAATGAATTGGTTGCCAGTGCATGGGCGACAAAAATAGCTCATGAAATTGATCCTGAAAATAAAGTAGGTTGCATGCTTGCAGCGGGTAAATTTTATCCGTTGACTGCAAAACCTGAAGATGTATGGGAAGCTCTTGAAAAAGACAGAGAGAATTATTTTTTCATAGATGTTCAGGTGAGAGGATATTATCCGAATTATGCATTAAAATTTTTTGAAAGGAATAATCTTGAAATAAATATAACGGAAGAAGATAAAAAGTTACTAAAAGAAAATACCGTCGACTTTGTGAGTTTTTCATATTACACAACACGTTGTATATCAAAGGAAGCTTCCGTTTTAGGTGAAGGAAATCTTCTACATTCAATGAGAAATCCTTATATTGAAGTGACGGATTGGGGATGGGGTCTTGATCCTTTAGGCTTCAGAACTACAATAAATGAAATTTATGACAGGTATCAAAAACCTTTATTTGTTGTGGAAAATGGATTGGGAGCAGTAGATGTACCTGATGAAAACGGATATGTGGAAGATGATTACAGAATAGCTTATATGAGAGATCATATAAAAGCTATGAAAGATGCTGTAGAGCTTGACGGAGTTGATTTGATGGGATATACGATGTGGGGACCTATCGATCTTGTAAGTGCAGGAACCGGAGAAATGAAAAAACGTTACGGATTTATATATGTGGACAGGGACAATGAAGGAAACGGAACACTGAAAAGAAGTAAGAAAAAGAGTTTTGATTGGTACAAAAAAGTAATTGCCACTAATGGAGAAGAATTGTAA
- a CDS encoding histidinol-phosphatase HisJ family protein, translating to MLADYHMHCKYSDDSDEELEKSIISAINKGFSEICFTDHVDYGVKIDHDVYRQMTDSEKEKVVLNVDYPNYFKEIGELKEKYKNRITIRQGLEFGMQIHTIKDFQKLFDAYELDFVILSCHQINNREFWNNDFQKGKTQDEYNREYYEEIYKVMNKYKNYSILGHLDMIQRYNETIHPFEKSEEIITKILKKVIEDGKGIEVNTSSFRYGLKDLTPSRDILKLYYELGGKIITIGSDAHKAEDVGAHIPYIQEELKKIGFTHICTFNKMQPLYHKL from the coding sequence ATGTTGGCAGATTATCATATGCACTGTAAATACAGTGATGATTCTGATGAAGAACTTGAAAAATCCATAATAAGTGCTATCAATAAAGGATTTTCCGAAATATGTTTTACTGATCATGTAGATTACGGAGTAAAAATAGATCATGATGTCTACAGACAAATGACAGATTCTGAAAAGGAAAAAGTTGTACTGAATGTGGATTATCCGAATTATTTTAAAGAAATAGGAGAATTAAAAGAAAAGTATAAAAATAGAATTACAATCAGACAGGGACTGGAATTTGGGATGCAGATACATACAATAAAAGACTTTCAAAAACTGTTTGATGCTTATGAACTTGATTTTGTAATACTTTCCTGTCATCAGATAAATAACAGGGAATTCTGGAATAATGATTTCCAGAAAGGGAAAACTCAAGATGAATACAATCGTGAATATTATGAAGAAATTTATAAGGTTATGAATAAATATAAAAATTACAGTATTTTAGGGCACTTGGATATGATACAGAGATATAATGAAACTATACATCCTTTTGAAAAATCGGAAGAAATTATTACTAAAATACTGAAAAAAGTAATAGAAGACGGAAAAGGAATAGAAGTGAATACATCAAGTTTCAGATATGGACTGAAAGATTTAACTCCGTCAAGGGATATTTTAAAACTTTATTATGAACTGGGAGGGAAAATAATCACTATAGGTTCGGATGCTCACAAAGCTGAGGATGTAGGGGCTCATATTCCTTACATTCAGGAAGAGTTGAAAAAGATAGGATTTACACATATATGCACTTTTAATAAAATGCAACCGTTATATCATAAGCTTTAA
- a CDS encoding VOC family protein yields the protein MKINHVALYTKEIEKSRKFYEKYFGAKANTKYHNTETTLQTYFLSFDGSDVRLEIMTRENLIGREEKVLNEGFIHLAFSTGSTAEVDRLTKILVNDGYKCLSGPRTTGDGYYESVIVDPDGNLIEITE from the coding sequence ATGAAAATAAATCATGTGGCTTTGTATACAAAAGAAATTGAAAAATCAAGAAAATTTTATGAAAAATATTTCGGTGCAAAAGCAAATACAAAATATCATAATACTGAAACGACTTTACAAACATATTTTTTAAGTTTTGACGGAAGTGATGTCAGGCTTGAAATAATGACAAGGGAAAATCTTATCGGAAGAGAAGAAAAAGTTTTAAATGAGGGATTCATTCATCTGGCATTCAGTACGGGAAGTACTGCCGAAGTAGACAGGCTGACAAAAATTTTGGTAAATGACGGATATAAGTGTCTCAGCGGACCAAGAACTACAGGAGACGGCTATTATGAAAGTGTAATTGTCGACCCTGACGGAAATTTAATAGAAATTACCGAGTAA